From one Gemmatimonadales bacterium genomic stretch:
- the metX gene encoding homoserine O-acetyltransferase, whose protein sequence is MTAGLTSESLAGDLALGEFRTAAGHQLKGLRLRYRVLGNPELARRHGWMLVFHALTGSAEVETWWGPMVGPGRPLDTTRHAIVCANLLGGCYGSTGPRDWSIDRTDPFPELTPSDLARAHIPLLRHLGVERLALATGGSLGGMVALEWGRLSSVPVDRLVVFAAPAATSAQAIAWNTVQRMAIEADPAWNGGRYPEGAGPVAGLAAARALAMITYRSALEFEERFGRRSSRAPGRFDVDHYLRRQGDKLVARFDAASYVSLMRSMDLHDVGDLSRAARETAARVGTIIGVGVGSDILYRCEEVRDWVDAYRAAGAAAEYREITSTAGHDAFLIEWDQVEAILRG, encoded by the coding sequence GTGACCGCCGGGCTCACCTCCGAATCGCTGGCCGGTGACCTGGCACTGGGTGAGTTCCGGACGGCGGCGGGGCACCAGCTCAAGGGGCTACGCCTCCGGTACCGAGTCCTGGGAAACCCGGAGCTCGCCCGCCGGCACGGATGGATGCTGGTGTTCCACGCCTTGACCGGCAGCGCCGAGGTGGAAACCTGGTGGGGACCGATGGTTGGACCAGGCCGGCCGCTCGACACCACGCGACATGCGATCGTCTGCGCCAATCTCCTGGGAGGCTGCTATGGGTCCACCGGACCTCGCGATTGGTCGATCGATCGCACGGACCCTTTCCCCGAGCTCACGCCCTCGGATCTCGCCCGGGCGCATATCCCCCTGCTCCGCCACCTCGGCGTCGAGCGGCTGGCGCTGGCCACCGGCGGCTCACTAGGCGGCATGGTGGCCTTGGAATGGGGACGGCTCTCCAGCGTGCCGGTGGATCGGCTCGTGGTCTTCGCCGCACCCGCCGCGACCTCGGCTCAAGCGATCGCCTGGAATACGGTGCAGCGGATGGCCATCGAGGCCGATCCCGCGTGGAACGGAGGCCGCTACCCGGAGGGAGCGGGCCCCGTGGCAGGTCTGGCCGCCGCTCGCGCTCTCGCGATGATCACCTACCGCAGCGCCCTCGAGTTCGAGGAGCGCTTCGGGCGGCGCTCCTCCCGGGCGCCGGGTCGATTCGACGTCGACCACTATCTCCGCCGCCAGGGCGACAAGCTGGTGGCGCGGTTCGACGCGGCGAGCTACGTGTCGCTGATGCGCAGCATGGACCTGCACGACGTGGGCGATCTCTCCCGCGCGGCTCGCGAGACCGCTGCACGGGTCGGCACCATCATCGGGGTGGGCGTGGGCAGCGACATCCTGTACCGCTGCGAGGAGGTGCGTGACTGGGTCGATGCCTATCGTGCGGCGGGCGCGGCGGCCGAGTACCGGGAGATCACCTCGACTGCCGGCCACGATGCATTCCTGATCGAATGGGATCAGGTGGAGGCGATCCTCCGCGGCTGA
- a CDS encoding sigma-70 family RNA polymerase sigma factor produces the protein MRPMQVGSGKRGPSFDEGSLDQYLREISKYPLIPQEEEVNLAQRIRTGDGEALDKLVRSNLRFVVSVAKKYQNQGVSLADLINEGNLGLIRAAHKFDETKGIKFISYAVWWIRQAILQALAEQSRIVRVPLNRAGTLHRIGKRSSALLQELGREPTPSEIAEGMDISMEEVQKTLSISQNHLSLDAPLTPGEDNKLLDYLPDTQNPGPDSETFEHALTESIEEVLSTLKEREAKILRLYFGLDGPEPMTLEEIGSLLGITRERVRQIKEKALSRLRHVSRARALESFLA, from the coding sequence ATGCGTCCAATGCAGGTCGGTTCCGGCAAGCGGGGACCCTCGTTCGATGAGGGGTCGCTGGACCAGTACCTCCGCGAGATCAGCAAGTACCCGCTGATTCCGCAGGAGGAGGAAGTCAACCTCGCCCAGCGGATCCGTACGGGAGATGGCGAAGCCCTCGACAAGCTGGTCCGCAGCAATCTGCGGTTCGTCGTGTCGGTGGCCAAGAAGTATCAGAACCAGGGGGTCTCGCTCGCGGATCTGATCAACGAGGGAAACCTCGGCCTCATCCGCGCGGCCCATAAATTCGACGAGACCAAGGGCATCAAGTTCATCTCCTACGCGGTGTGGTGGATCCGGCAGGCCATCCTGCAGGCCCTCGCCGAGCAGAGCCGGATCGTGCGGGTACCGCTCAATCGGGCCGGCACGCTCCACCGGATCGGCAAGCGCTCCTCGGCGCTGCTCCAGGAGCTCGGCCGTGAGCCGACCCCCTCCGAGATCGCGGAGGGGATGGACATCTCGATGGAGGAAGTGCAGAAGACGCTCTCCATCTCGCAGAACCACCTCTCGCTCGATGCACCGCTCACCCCGGGCGAAGACAACAAGCTGCTGGACTACCTGCCGGACACTCAGAACCCAGGCCCCGATTCCGAAACCTTCGAGCACGCGCTCACCGAGTCCATTGAAGAGGTGCTGTCCACCCTGAAGGAACGGGAGGCCAAGATCCTGCGGCTCTATTTCGGCCTCGACGGCCCCGAGCCGATGACGCTCGAGGAGATCGGCAGCCTGCTGGGCATCACTCGCGAGCGGGTGCGCCAGATCAAGGAAAAGGCGCTGAGTCGCCTCCGCCATGTGAGTCGCGCCCGGGCGCTGGAGAGCTTCCTCGCCTGA
- a CDS encoding aldehyde dehydrogenase family protein has product MAKTFRNFIAGDWVAPATDAYFENRNPAETSDLIGRFPDSDHRDVDAAVRSARRGFARWSRTPAPVRGDVLRRVGDLLVERKEAIASAMTREMGKVLAETRGDVQEGIDTAYYAATEGRRLFGHVVPSELRSKWAMSYRRPIGVVGLITPFNFPLAIPTWKMFPALLCGNSVVIKPSEDVPHTVHLLVELLLEAGLPPEVVQLVHGRGETAGKALVEHPDVPVISFTGSTETGAVIGETCGRMHKRLSLEMGGKNAMIVMDDANLDLALEGVLWGAFGTTGQRCTATSRLILHRKVHDRFLRRLADAAEGLRLGDGRADKTDVGPLIHEAAREKVERYVEIGREQGAELVTGGKAPGGRLGRGWFFRPTVFAGVRAKSRLEQEEIFGPVLSVIRVGSFDEAVRVNNDVRYGLSSSIYTDDVDQAFRAMQELDNGITYVNAPTIGAEAHLPFGGVKATGNGHREGGWEVYEFYSETKVCYVDYSGRLQRAQIDTYDV; this is encoded by the coding sequence ATGGCCAAGACCTTCCGCAACTTCATCGCCGGTGACTGGGTCGCACCCGCCACCGACGCCTACTTCGAGAACCGCAACCCCGCGGAGACCAGCGACCTGATCGGCCGCTTCCCGGATTCGGATCACCGGGACGTGGATGCGGCGGTCCGCTCGGCGCGGCGCGGGTTCGCGCGCTGGTCGCGCACGCCGGCGCCGGTGCGGGGCGACGTGCTGCGCCGGGTGGGCGACCTGCTCGTCGAGCGCAAGGAGGCGATCGCCAGCGCGATGACCCGGGAGATGGGGAAGGTGCTCGCCGAAACCCGGGGTGACGTGCAGGAGGGCATCGATACCGCGTACTACGCGGCCACCGAGGGGCGGCGGCTCTTCGGTCACGTGGTGCCCTCGGAGCTTCGCTCCAAGTGGGCGATGAGCTACCGCCGGCCGATCGGGGTCGTGGGCCTGATCACCCCGTTCAACTTTCCCCTCGCCATTCCGACCTGGAAGATGTTTCCCGCGCTGCTCTGTGGAAACTCGGTGGTGATCAAGCCATCGGAGGACGTCCCCCACACGGTGCACCTGCTAGTCGAGCTGCTGCTGGAGGCGGGTCTGCCGCCGGAGGTGGTCCAGCTGGTCCACGGCCGGGGCGAGACCGCGGGCAAGGCGCTGGTGGAGCATCCCGATGTGCCGGTGATCTCCTTCACCGGATCGACCGAGACCGGCGCCGTCATCGGCGAGACCTGCGGCCGGATGCACAAGCGTCTGTCTCTGGAGATGGGCGGCAAGAACGCCATGATCGTGATGGACGATGCCAATCTCGACCTCGCGCTGGAGGGGGTGCTCTGGGGCGCGTTCGGCACCACCGGCCAACGCTGCACCGCCACCAGCCGTCTGATCCTGCATCGCAAGGTGCACGATCGCTTCCTCCGCCGTCTGGCTGACGCGGCCGAGGGGTTGCGGCTGGGAGACGGACGGGCCGACAAGACCGATGTGGGCCCGCTCATCCACGAAGCGGCCCGGGAGAAGGTGGAGCGGTACGTCGAGATCGGGCGCGAGCAAGGGGCCGAGCTGGTGACCGGCGGCAAGGCCCCTGGCGGGCGCCTGGGCCGCGGCTGGTTCTTCCGGCCCACGGTCTTCGCTGGGGTGCGGGCCAAGAGCCGCCTGGAGCAGGAGGAGATCTTCGGTCCAGTGCTGAGCGTCATCCGGGTGGGGTCGTTCGACGAGGCCGTCCGGGTCAACAACGACGTCCGCTACGGACTCTCCAGCTCGATCTACACCGACGATGTGGACCAGGCGTTCCGTGCCATGCAGGAGCTCGATAACGGCATCACCTACGTCAACGCGCCCACCATCGGCGCGGAGGCGCATCTGCCGTTCGGGGGCGTGAAAGCCACCGGGAACGGGCATCGCGAGGGCGGCTGGGAGGTGTACGAGTTCTACTCGGAGACCAAGGTCTGCTACGTGGACTACTCCGGACGGCTGCAGCGCGCGCAGATCGACACCTACGACGTGTAG
- a CDS encoding sigma-54 dependent transcriptional regulator: MSHRVLIVDDEAGIRQALKQVLEYEDLEVRVTASGGEAITVYSEFRPNLVFLDVKMAGLDGLETLSRLRAIDSRAQIVMISGHGTIATAVEATQRGAFDFLEKPLDTDRLLLTVRNALAHAELVGENARLREVAESRYQMVGSSPGLQAVRELIAKVGPTAARVLITGDNGTGKELVARGVHEASPRRDRAFVEVNCAAIPSELIESELFGHMKGSFTGAFADRAGKFEQADGGTLFLDEVGDMSLSAQAKLLRVLQEGVVTRIGGSKSIQVDVRVLAATNKDLEVEIADGRFREDLLYRLNVVPIEVPALRDRVEDIPALVAHFAGQLAAGAGVPGKTFAEDAVRRLQARQWPGNIRELRNAVERALILAPGKVVTPADVDRLLPGGNGGQSAGETGGEQTFETFRQEAEKSFLAIKLREHDWNVSETARALKMPRSNLYKKIERYGITRDTA; the protein is encoded by the coding sequence ATGAGCCACCGCGTGCTCATCGTCGACGACGAGGCCGGCATCCGCCAGGCCTTGAAGCAGGTCCTCGAGTACGAGGACCTGGAGGTGCGGGTCACTGCCTCGGGCGGAGAAGCCATCACGGTCTACTCGGAGTTCCGGCCCAATCTGGTGTTCCTCGATGTGAAGATGGCCGGCCTGGACGGCCTGGAGACTTTGAGCCGTCTTCGGGCAATTGACTCCCGCGCCCAGATCGTGATGATCTCGGGACATGGGACGATCGCGACGGCGGTCGAAGCCACTCAGCGTGGCGCCTTCGATTTCCTGGAGAAGCCGCTCGACACCGACCGGCTTCTCCTCACGGTCCGGAACGCGCTCGCGCACGCCGAGCTGGTGGGCGAGAACGCCCGCCTGCGGGAGGTGGCCGAGAGCCGCTATCAGATGGTGGGATCGAGCCCGGGGCTGCAGGCCGTGCGGGAGCTGATCGCCAAAGTCGGACCTACCGCAGCACGGGTGTTGATCACTGGAGACAACGGCACGGGCAAGGAGCTGGTGGCCCGCGGGGTGCACGAGGCTTCGCCCCGCCGCGATCGCGCCTTCGTCGAGGTGAACTGCGCCGCCATTCCCTCGGAGCTGATCGAGAGCGAGCTCTTCGGCCACATGAAGGGTTCCTTCACGGGCGCCTTCGCCGATCGCGCCGGAAAGTTCGAGCAGGCCGACGGCGGCACGCTGTTCCTCGACGAGGTCGGCGACATGTCGCTCTCGGCCCAGGCCAAACTGCTCCGAGTCCTGCAGGAGGGGGTGGTCACCCGGATCGGCGGCTCCAAGTCGATCCAGGTCGATGTGCGGGTGCTCGCGGCCACCAACAAAGACCTCGAGGTGGAGATCGCGGATGGGCGCTTCCGGGAGGATCTGCTGTACCGGTTGAACGTGGTCCCGATCGAGGTCCCCGCACTGAGAGATCGGGTGGAGGACATTCCGGCGCTGGTGGCCCATTTCGCCGGGCAGCTGGCGGCCGGCGCCGGGGTGCCGGGGAAGACATTCGCCGAGGACGCCGTGCGGCGGCTCCAGGCACGCCAGTGGCCGGGCAACATCCGCGAACTGCGCAACGCGGTGGAGCGCGCGCTGATCCTGGCCCCAGGCAAGGTGGTCACCCCCGCGGACGTCGATCGCCTCCTGCCGGGGGGCAACGGAGGCCAATCCGCGGGCGAGACCGGCGGGGAGCAGACCTTCGAGACGTTCAGGCAGGAAGCCGAGAAGAGCTTCCTCGCCATCAAGCTCCGGGAGCACGACTGGAACGTCTCGGAGACGGCGCGGGCGCTCAAGATGCCGCGCTCGAACCTGTACAAGAAGATCGAGCGCTACGGCATCACACGGGACACGGCATGA
- the thpR gene encoding RNA 2',3'-cyclic phosphodiesterase codes for MRLFAAVPVAEPARTEILALLARLRATEWPVRWVQDEGLHLTLKFFGEVASERLEVIEEAMRIAGQDLGPLSLTLGDLGAFPSESRPRVLWIGLEGTPALELLQDRLERAGEAIGFPPEGTPFQPHVTLGRVREGQRCPSHGLDEFQAVYRRVPFVGSQLGLYESVLTTRGPRYEARLALELGA; via the coding sequence ATGCGGCTCTTCGCCGCCGTGCCGGTGGCGGAGCCGGCCCGGACCGAGATCCTCGCCCTGCTGGCCCGCCTCCGGGCCACCGAGTGGCCGGTGCGGTGGGTGCAGGATGAAGGACTCCATCTCACCCTCAAGTTCTTCGGCGAGGTGGCCTCCGAGCGCCTGGAGGTGATCGAGGAAGCGATGCGGATCGCCGGCCAGGATCTGGGGCCGCTGTCGCTCACGCTGGGTGATCTCGGTGCCTTCCCCAGCGAGAGCCGGCCCCGGGTGCTGTGGATCGGCCTGGAAGGGACGCCGGCGCTCGAGCTGCTGCAGGACCGGCTGGAGCGCGCCGGTGAGGCGATCGGCTTCCCGCCGGAGGGAACGCCGTTTCAGCCCCACGTGACCTTGGGCCGGGTGCGGGAAGGCCAGCGCTGTCCGTCACACGGTCTCGACGAGTTTCAGGCGGTATACCGGCGGGTGCCCTTCGTCGGGAGCCAGCTGGGGCTGTACGAGAGCGTGCTGACCACCCGGGGCCCCCGCTATGAGGCCCGGCTCGCGCTCGAGCTGGGAGCCTGA
- the larE gene encoding ATP-dependent sacrificial sulfur transferase LarE: protein MTALEPLRRHLLGLGRVLLAYSGGVDSALLAVVGRQTLGLQRFLAVIGRSASYPEAQWRTAVELARDFEVPLLEVETRELADPRYLSNPTDRCYFCKSELWTRLGEIARERGFNTIIDGTNADDLGEHRPGLRAAEQRSIRSPLAELGWTKDAIRAASRELGLPTWDAPSAPCLSSRVAYGLRITPARLQQVEAGEAFLRGMGVTGDLRVRHHGERARLEVSAEQLSRVREEWSAVVTFFGGLGFAAVELDPAGYRRGGLLAIAPRAPER from the coding sequence ATGACGGCCCTGGAACCCCTACGTCGGCACCTGCTCGGACTCGGGCGGGTGCTGCTGGCCTATTCGGGAGGCGTCGACTCCGCGCTGCTGGCGGTGGTGGGACGACAGACGCTCGGTCTCCAGCGCTTCCTCGCCGTCATCGGCCGGAGCGCCTCCTATCCGGAGGCGCAATGGCGCACCGCCGTCGAGCTCGCCCGGGACTTCGAGGTGCCGCTGCTCGAGGTGGAGACCCGCGAGCTGGCGGACCCGCGCTACCTCAGCAATCCGACCGACCGGTGCTACTTCTGCAAGTCCGAGCTGTGGACCCGGCTCGGGGAGATCGCGCGGGAGCGCGGGTTCAATACGATCATCGACGGCACCAATGCCGATGATCTGGGGGAGCACCGACCCGGGCTCCGGGCAGCGGAGCAGCGCTCGATCCGCTCTCCGCTGGCCGAACTGGGATGGACCAAGGACGCCATCCGTGCCGCCTCCCGCGAGCTTGGACTGCCAACCTGGGATGCGCCGTCGGCGCCCTGTCTCTCCAGCCGGGTGGCGTACGGACTCCGCATCACCCCGGCACGCCTGCAGCAGGTGGAGGCCGGCGAGGCCTTTCTGCGCGGGATGGGAGTCACCGGTGATCTCCGCGTCCGGCATCACGGCGAGCGGGCTCGACTCGAGGTCTCGGCCGAACAGCTTTCCCGGGTACGGGAGGAGTGGAGCGCAGTCGTCACTTTCTTCGGCGGACTCGGCTTCGCCGCGGTGGAGCTCGACCCGGCCGGCTATCGCCGAGGCGGGCTGCTCGCCATCGCTCCCCGAGCGCCGGAGCGGTAA
- the arfB gene encoding alternative ribosome rescue aminoacyl-tRNA hydrolase ArfB — MDDVSHLIVSPALSLPLSELEYRASRSGGPGGQHVNTSSTRVEVWWDVAGSPALSEEQRARLLGRLSSRLDSSGRLRLVSSGSRSQLRNREEVTERLRDLVAAALRVPKPRKRTRPTRAAKAARLEAKRKRSAIKRERRPPGAEE; from the coding sequence ATGGATGACGTCAGTCACCTGATCGTGAGCCCCGCGCTCAGCCTTCCGCTGAGCGAGCTCGAGTACCGGGCGTCTCGCTCCGGCGGCCCCGGCGGGCAGCACGTAAATACGTCGTCGACACGCGTCGAGGTGTGGTGGGATGTGGCGGGATCGCCGGCGCTCAGCGAGGAGCAGCGGGCGCGGTTGCTCGGCCGTCTGTCCAGCCGGCTCGATTCGAGCGGACGCCTGCGCCTCGTCTCCAGCGGCTCCCGCAGTCAGCTCCGGAACCGCGAGGAGGTGACCGAGCGGCTGCGCGACTTGGTCGCGGCGGCACTGCGGGTGCCCAAGCCTCGCAAGCGGACCCGGCCCACCCGCGCAGCCAAGGCCGCTCGACTGGAGGCCAAGCGAAAGCGGTCCGCGATCAAGCGCGAGCGACGCCCGCCGGGTGCCGAGGAGTGA
- a CDS encoding DUF2911 domain-containing protein — MLTTALCLLLAAPRAMRSRTDQGGFIVCLGSDTLAVEQYARTDTKLESQLALRAPYARRVHYVAALDSAGHITRFDLTMRPLATGIGAPALGTIVFRGDTADVTVTLDDSVRQQHIPVRPGAVPLSMFSHALVEHAILQARRSGLDSAAFDWLALGSPEASASYVVRLGKDSVAVGLFGRPLFAKVDRRGRLLGLDGRATTQKVVVERVREVDVGSFATEFARADMAGKPMGQLSPRDTVRATVGTAHLLVDYGRPWKRGRRIFGNVVPWNQVWRTGANAATQFTTDMALTIGGTIVPAGSYTLWTVPTPTGATLIINRQTGQWGTDYDATRDLARVELEQDHLAVPLEQFTIAVDSTAGGGVLRLAWDSTGFKVPLTPTR; from the coding sequence TTGCTAACGACGGCCCTGTGCCTGCTGCTGGCCGCCCCCCGGGCGATGCGGAGCCGCACCGACCAGGGCGGGTTCATCGTGTGCCTCGGGTCCGATACGCTGGCGGTGGAGCAGTACGCTCGCACCGACACGAAGCTCGAGAGCCAGCTGGCGCTCCGGGCGCCCTACGCTCGTCGCGTGCACTACGTCGCGGCGCTGGATTCGGCGGGTCACATCACCCGGTTCGATCTCACCATGCGACCGCTCGCCACCGGAATCGGAGCTCCGGCGCTCGGGACCATCGTCTTCAGGGGAGACACGGCCGACGTCACCGTCACCCTGGACGACAGCGTCAGGCAACAGCACATCCCCGTTCGGCCGGGCGCGGTACCGCTCTCGATGTTCTCCCACGCGCTGGTCGAGCACGCCATTCTCCAGGCCAGGCGTTCCGGATTGGACAGCGCTGCGTTCGACTGGCTGGCGCTGGGATCCCCCGAGGCTTCGGCCTCGTACGTCGTCCGCTTAGGCAAGGACTCGGTGGCAGTCGGGCTGTTCGGCCGCCCGCTCTTTGCCAAGGTCGACCGCCGCGGACGGTTGCTCGGGCTCGACGGTCGCGCCACCACTCAGAAAGTGGTGGTGGAGCGGGTGCGTGAGGTGGACGTGGGGAGCTTCGCGACCGAGTTCGCCAGGGCGGACATGGCGGGAAAACCGATGGGACAGCTCTCGCCCAGAGACACGGTGCGGGCGACGGTGGGCACGGCACACCTGCTGGTGGACTACGGCCGCCCCTGGAAGCGAGGGCGGCGGATCTTCGGGAACGTGGTGCCTTGGAATCAGGTGTGGCGCACGGGGGCCAACGCGGCGACGCAGTTCACCACCGACATGGCGCTCACCATTGGCGGTACGATTGTCCCGGCCGGCAGCTACACCCTCTGGACCGTTCCAACCCCGACCGGCGCCACCTTGATCATCAACCGGCAGACTGGCCAGTGGGGCACCGACTACGACGCTACCCGGGACCTCGCACGGGTCGAGCTCGAGCAAGACCATCTGGCAGTGCCGCTGGAGCAGTTCACCATTGCGGTCGATTCCACCGCCGGCGGCGGGGTGCTCCGGCTGGCGTGGGACAGCACCGGATTCAAGGTACCGTTGACCCCGACCCGGTGA
- a CDS encoding YifB family Mg chelatase-like AAA ATPase: MLARIRSAAVLGIDALPVEVEVDISNGLPSFSTVGLPHGAVREGRERVSAALANAGFAFPLRRITVNLAPADVRKDGTGLDLPIALGLLVASGQLDDARLRDHIVVGEVGLEGDVRPVRGALSMALAARAAGCRGMLLPLENLPEAAVVEGLEVRGVRSLTDACAHLTGHRPLAAARIDVAGLMAGRHADECDFADVRSQASAKRALEVAAAGAHNLLLVGPPGAGKTMLARRLPTILPSMSLDEALEATKIHSVAGLLAPGQSLCTLRPFRAPHHTISDAGLIGGGSCPRPGEVSLAHGGVLFLDELPEFRRNVLEVLRQPLEDGVVTLSRAAISLTYPARFMLAAAMNPCPCGYFGDPRQQCRCTELDVERYRSRVSGPLLDRIDIHLEVPAVVYSDLVECRAEEPSAIIRERVERARGIQRQRFRDRPGVDANAHMTTRDLRRHCAVTPDIEQLLRDAVHRFGLSARGYHRILKIARTIADLAGANLLAGTHVREAIQYRSLDRRKAAA; this comes from the coding sequence ATGCTCGCGCGCATTCGTTCCGCCGCCGTGCTCGGCATCGACGCGTTGCCGGTCGAGGTCGAGGTCGATATCAGCAACGGGCTTCCCTCGTTTTCCACCGTCGGGCTGCCCCATGGAGCGGTGCGGGAAGGGCGAGAGCGAGTCAGTGCCGCGCTCGCCAACGCCGGGTTCGCCTTTCCGCTCCGGCGGATCACGGTGAACCTAGCCCCGGCCGATGTCCGCAAAGATGGTACCGGACTCGACCTGCCGATCGCCCTGGGCCTCCTCGTTGCCAGCGGCCAGCTCGACGACGCGCGACTTCGCGACCACATCGTCGTCGGAGAGGTCGGCCTCGAGGGAGACGTCCGGCCGGTCCGCGGCGCACTCTCCATGGCACTGGCCGCTCGCGCCGCCGGCTGCCGGGGAATGCTCCTGCCCCTGGAGAATCTCCCCGAAGCGGCCGTCGTCGAAGGCCTGGAGGTGCGGGGGGTGCGGAGCCTCACCGATGCCTGCGCTCACCTGACGGGTCATCGCCCTCTTGCCGCCGCCCGGATCGACGTCGCGGGGCTGATGGCTGGCCGGCACGCCGACGAGTGCGACTTTGCCGACGTCCGGAGCCAGGCGTCCGCCAAACGGGCGCTCGAAGTGGCCGCGGCGGGCGCGCACAACCTGCTCCTGGTCGGACCGCCGGGCGCCGGGAAAACCATGTTGGCCCGGCGGCTTCCCACCATTCTCCCTAGCATGAGCCTGGACGAGGCACTGGAGGCCACCAAAATCCACAGCGTCGCTGGTCTGCTCGCTCCGGGGCAGTCCCTCTGCACCCTACGGCCCTTCCGCGCGCCGCACCACACCATCAGCGATGCCGGCCTGATCGGCGGCGGATCCTGCCCCCGGCCGGGGGAAGTCAGCCTGGCCCACGGGGGAGTGCTCTTTCTGGACGAGCTCCCCGAGTTCCGGCGAAACGTCCTGGAGGTGCTCCGCCAGCCATTGGAGGATGGCGTGGTCACCTTGAGCCGGGCCGCCATCAGCCTGACCTATCCCGCGCGGTTCATGCTCGCCGCCGCCATGAATCCCTGTCCCTGCGGCTATTTCGGAGATCCGCGACAGCAGTGCCGCTGTACCGAGCTGGATGTGGAGCGGTATCGGTCTCGGGTCTCCGGTCCGCTGCTCGACCGGATCGACATTCACCTCGAGGTTCCCGCCGTGGTCTATTCCGACCTGGTCGAGTGCCGCGCGGAGGAGCCGAGCGCCATCATCCGCGAGCGGGTCGAGCGGGCACGGGGCATCCAGCGCCAGCGCTTCCGGGACCGACCCGGGGTCGACGCAAATGCCCACATGACCACGCGCGATCTGCGCCGCCACTGCGCCGTAACTCCCGACATCGAGCAGTTGCTGCGCGACGCGGTGCACCGTTTCGGCCTGTCGGCCCGAGGGTATCACCGCATCCTCAAGATCGCACGCACGATCGCCGATCTGGCCGGCGCAAACCTGCTGGCCGGCACACACGTCCGTGAGGCCATTCAGTACCGGAGCCTGGACCGGCGGAAGGCCGCGGCGTGA